A genome region from Ursus arctos isolate Adak ecotype North America unplaced genomic scaffold, UrsArc2.0 scaffold_18, whole genome shotgun sequence includes the following:
- the MRPL50 gene encoding 39S ribosomal protein L50, mitochondrial: MAAVSVFGVARRGLTWIVLGAPRREFWSRFRKEKKPLVAETVEEVKEEPILVCPPLRSRTYIPPEDLQGRVESCVKEIFGSSVPSNWQDVSLEDGHLKFGLLARLADDLGHAVPNSRLHRMCRVRDVLDFYNVPIHDRSKFDELIASNLPPNLKITWGY, encoded by the exons ATGGCGGCAGTGTCAGTGTTTGGGGTTGCCAGAAGAGGCCTGACGTGGATCGTCTTAGGGGCACCACGCAGAGAATTTTGGTCTCGGTTCAG aaaagagaaaaagccatTGGTGGCTGAGACAGTAGAAGAGGTGAAGGAAGAACCTATTTTGGTGTGTCCACCCTTACGAAGCCGAACATACATACCACCTGAAGATCTCCAGGGTCGTGTGGAATCTTGTGTCAAAGAAATTTTTGGCTCATCTGTTCCTAGCAATTGGCAGGATGTGTCCCTGGAAGATGGTCATCTGAAATTCGGTTTGTTGGCACGTTTAGCTGATGACTTGGGCCATGCAGTGCCCAACTCCAGGCTTCACCGGATGTGTAGGGTCAGAGATGTTCTTGATTTCTATAATGTGCCTATTCATGATAGATCTAAATTTGATGAACTTATTGCCAGTAATCTGCCTcccaatttaaaaatcacttgggGTTACTGA